Proteins encoded in a region of the Populus nigra chromosome 3, ddPopNigr1.1, whole genome shotgun sequence genome:
- the LOC133689178 gene encoding growth-regulating factor 1 isoform X3, with the protein MIMSGGNRFPFTASQWQELEHQALIYKYMVSGIPIPPDLLFTIKRSGCLDSSLSSKLFPRQPPHFSWGCFQMGLGRKIDPEPGRCRRTDGKKWRCSKEAYPDSKYCEKHMHRGKNRSRKPVEVATQSITAPTVSSITRNHSNNSLLTTSPHSLSLLSPETHHQNHLHYPAPAGYHAHPNHQFLSSSRPLGIGLSPHENPTHLLLDSGGSSLAHTDYRNVYGLKEEVDEHAFFSEPSGSMRSLSGSSLDDAWQLTPLTMNSSPSTTNSSKQRSLSSLHNEYSYLQLQSLSDHDTPKQQKQYQHNYLLGSSDVDSLGPIKMEKEKSQKTVHRFFDEWPPKDKDSWLDLDDKSSKSASVSATGLSISIPSSHDFLPIFSSRTNNDG; encoded by the exons ATGATAATGAGTGGAGGAAACAGGTTTCCCTTCACTGCATCCCAGTGGCAAGAGCTTGAGCATCAAGCCCTAATCTACAAGTACATGGTTTCAGGCATCCCCATCCCTCCCGATCTTCTTTTCACCATCAAAAGAAGTGGCTGCTTGGACTCTTCACTCTCTTCAAAGCTCTTTCCTCGCCAACCTCCACATT TTTCCTGGGGCTGTTTTCAGATGGGTTTGGGAAGGAAAATAGATCCAGAACCGGGGAGGTGCAGGAGAACTGATGGAAAGAAATGGAGATGCTCAAAAGAAGCATACCCAGATTCTAAGTACTGCGAGAAACATATGCATAGAGGGAAGAACCGTTCAAGAAAGCCTGTGGAAGTTGCAACACAATCAATAACAGCACCAACTGTCTCATCAATCACCAGAAACCACTCTAATAATTCACTACTAACAACATCCCCCCACTCTCTTTCGTTATTGTCACCTGAGACCCACCACCAGAATCACCTTCACTATCCTGCTCCTGCAGGTTATCATGCCCATCCAAATCATCAATTCTTGTCTTCTTCAAGACCCCTTGGGATTGGTCTGTCCCCTCATGAAAATCCTACTCACTTGCTTTTGGACTCTGGTGGTTCTTCTCTGGCCCATACAGATTACAG GAATGTTTATGGGCTGAAAGAGGAGGTTGATGAGCATGCTTTCTTCTCAGAACCTTCAGGTTCTATGAGAAGCTTGTCCGGTTCATCTTTGGATGATGCTTGGCAACTCACCCCACTCACAATGAACTCTTCTCCTTCTACTACTAACTCTTCAAAGCAAAGGAGTTTGTCTAGTTTACACAACGAATATTCTTACTTGCAGCTTCAAAGCCTGAGTGATCACGATACCCCAAAACAACAAAAGCAGTATCAACATAACTATCTTCTGGGAAGTAGTGATGTAGACAGTCTAGGGCCCATAAAAATGGAGAAGGAAAAATCCCAAAAGACTGTTCACCGTTTCTTTGATGAATGGCCACCAAAGGATAAAGATTCATGGCTTGATTTGGATGACAAATCATCAAAAAGTGCATCAGTTTCAGCAACCGGGCTCTCAATATCCATTCCCTCCTCTCATGACTTTCTTCCAATCTTCAGTTCAAGAACTAATAATG ATGGTTGA
- the LOC133689178 gene encoding growth-regulating factor 1 isoform X1 — protein sequence MIMSGGNRFPFTASQWQELEHQALIYKYMVSGIPIPPDLLFTIKRSGCLDSSLSSKLFPRQPPHFSWGCFQMGLGRKIDPEPGRCRRTDGKKWRCSKEAYPDSKYCEKHMHRGKNRSRKPVEVATQSITAPTVSSITRNHSNNSLLTTSPHSLSLLSPETHHQNHLHYPAPAGYHAHPNHQFLSSSRPLGIGLSPHENPTHLLLDSGGSSLAHTDYRRNRNVYGLKEEVDEHAFFSEPSGSMRSLSGSSLDDAWQLTPLTMNSSPSTTNSSKQRSLSSLHNEYSYLQLQSLSDHDTPKQQKQYQHNYLLGSSDVDSLGPIKMEKEKSQKTVHRFFDEWPPKDKDSWLDLDDKSSKSASVSATGLSISIPSSHDFLPIFSSRTNNDG from the exons ATGATAATGAGTGGAGGAAACAGGTTTCCCTTCACTGCATCCCAGTGGCAAGAGCTTGAGCATCAAGCCCTAATCTACAAGTACATGGTTTCAGGCATCCCCATCCCTCCCGATCTTCTTTTCACCATCAAAAGAAGTGGCTGCTTGGACTCTTCACTCTCTTCAAAGCTCTTTCCTCGCCAACCTCCACATT TTTCCTGGGGCTGTTTTCAGATGGGTTTGGGAAGGAAAATAGATCCAGAACCGGGGAGGTGCAGGAGAACTGATGGAAAGAAATGGAGATGCTCAAAAGAAGCATACCCAGATTCTAAGTACTGCGAGAAACATATGCATAGAGGGAAGAACCGTTCAAGAAAGCCTGTGGAAGTTGCAACACAATCAATAACAGCACCAACTGTCTCATCAATCACCAGAAACCACTCTAATAATTCACTACTAACAACATCCCCCCACTCTCTTTCGTTATTGTCACCTGAGACCCACCACCAGAATCACCTTCACTATCCTGCTCCTGCAGGTTATCATGCCCATCCAAATCATCAATTCTTGTCTTCTTCAAGACCCCTTGGGATTGGTCTGTCCCCTCATGAAAATCCTACTCACTTGCTTTTGGACTCTGGTGGTTCTTCTCTGGCCCATACAGATTACAG aAGAAACAGGAATGTTTATGGGCTGAAAGAGGAGGTTGATGAGCATGCTTTCTTCTCAGAACCTTCAGGTTCTATGAGAAGCTTGTCCGGTTCATCTTTGGATGATGCTTGGCAACTCACCCCACTCACAATGAACTCTTCTCCTTCTACTACTAACTCTTCAAAGCAAAGGAGTTTGTCTAGTTTACACAACGAATATTCTTACTTGCAGCTTCAAAGCCTGAGTGATCACGATACCCCAAAACAACAAAAGCAGTATCAACATAACTATCTTCTGGGAAGTAGTGATGTAGACAGTCTAGGGCCCATAAAAATGGAGAAGGAAAAATCCCAAAAGACTGTTCACCGTTTCTTTGATGAATGGCCACCAAAGGATAAAGATTCATGGCTTGATTTGGATGACAAATCATCAAAAAGTGCATCAGTTTCAGCAACCGGGCTCTCAATATCCATTCCCTCCTCTCATGACTTTCTTCCAATCTTCAGTTCAAGAACTAATAATG ATGGTTGA
- the LOC133689178 gene encoding growth-regulating factor 1 isoform X2 — MIMSGGNRFPFTASQWQELEHQALIYKYMVSGIPIPPDLLFTIKRSGCLDSSLSSKLFPRQPPHFSWGCFQMGLGRKIDPEPGRCRRTDGKKWRCSKEAYPDSKYCEKHMHRGKNRSRKPVEVATQSITAPTVSSITRNHSNNSLLTTSPHSLSLLSPETHHQNHLHYPAPAGYHAHPNHQFLSSSRPLGIGLSPHENPTHLLLDSGGSSLAHTDYRNRNVYGLKEEVDEHAFFSEPSGSMRSLSGSSLDDAWQLTPLTMNSSPSTTNSSKQRSLSSLHNEYSYLQLQSLSDHDTPKQQKQYQHNYLLGSSDVDSLGPIKMEKEKSQKTVHRFFDEWPPKDKDSWLDLDDKSSKSASVSATGLSISIPSSHDFLPIFSSRTNNDG; from the exons ATGATAATGAGTGGAGGAAACAGGTTTCCCTTCACTGCATCCCAGTGGCAAGAGCTTGAGCATCAAGCCCTAATCTACAAGTACATGGTTTCAGGCATCCCCATCCCTCCCGATCTTCTTTTCACCATCAAAAGAAGTGGCTGCTTGGACTCTTCACTCTCTTCAAAGCTCTTTCCTCGCCAACCTCCACATT TTTCCTGGGGCTGTTTTCAGATGGGTTTGGGAAGGAAAATAGATCCAGAACCGGGGAGGTGCAGGAGAACTGATGGAAAGAAATGGAGATGCTCAAAAGAAGCATACCCAGATTCTAAGTACTGCGAGAAACATATGCATAGAGGGAAGAACCGTTCAAGAAAGCCTGTGGAAGTTGCAACACAATCAATAACAGCACCAACTGTCTCATCAATCACCAGAAACCACTCTAATAATTCACTACTAACAACATCCCCCCACTCTCTTTCGTTATTGTCACCTGAGACCCACCACCAGAATCACCTTCACTATCCTGCTCCTGCAGGTTATCATGCCCATCCAAATCATCAATTCTTGTCTTCTTCAAGACCCCTTGGGATTGGTCTGTCCCCTCATGAAAATCCTACTCACTTGCTTTTGGACTCTGGTGGTTCTTCTCTGGCCCATACAGATTACAG AAACAGGAATGTTTATGGGCTGAAAGAGGAGGTTGATGAGCATGCTTTCTTCTCAGAACCTTCAGGTTCTATGAGAAGCTTGTCCGGTTCATCTTTGGATGATGCTTGGCAACTCACCCCACTCACAATGAACTCTTCTCCTTCTACTACTAACTCTTCAAAGCAAAGGAGTTTGTCTAGTTTACACAACGAATATTCTTACTTGCAGCTTCAAAGCCTGAGTGATCACGATACCCCAAAACAACAAAAGCAGTATCAACATAACTATCTTCTGGGAAGTAGTGATGTAGACAGTCTAGGGCCCATAAAAATGGAGAAGGAAAAATCCCAAAAGACTGTTCACCGTTTCTTTGATGAATGGCCACCAAAGGATAAAGATTCATGGCTTGATTTGGATGACAAATCATCAAAAAGTGCATCAGTTTCAGCAACCGGGCTCTCAATATCCATTCCCTCCTCTCATGACTTTCTTCCAATCTTCAGTTCAAGAACTAATAATG ATGGTTGA